A stretch of the Macaca mulatta isolate MMU2019108-1 chromosome 14, T2T-MMU8v2.0, whole genome shotgun sequence genome encodes the following:
- the OR2D2 gene encoding LOW QUALITY PROTEIN: olfactory receptor 2D2 (The sequence of the model RefSeq protein was modified relative to this genomic sequence to represent the inferred CDS: deleted 1 base in 1 codon), translated as MRQINQTQVTEFLLLGLSDGPYTQQLLLILFLGVYLVTLLGNLLLMSLVPVDSRLHTPMYFFLCNLSLADLCFSTNIVPQTLVHLLSRKKFISFTCCTAQLLFFLIFGCTRCALLAVMSYDRYVAICNPLHYPSIMTWKVCVQLATGSWTSGILVSVVDTTFTLRLPYRGSNNIAHFFCEAPALLILASTDTHTSEMAIFLMGVVILLIPIFLILVSYGHIIVTAVKMKSTVGSLKAFSTCGSHLMVVILFYGSAIITYMTPKSSKQQEKLVSVFYAMVTPMLNPLIYSLRNKDVKGALRKLTTRYFPCRLGISH; from the exons ATGAGACAGATAAATCAGACACAAGTGACAGAATTCCTCCTTCTGGGACTCTCTGATGGGCCATACACCCAGCAGCTGCTATTGATCTTATTCTTGGGTGTCTACCTGGTCACTCTGCTTGGAAATCTGCTTCTTATGTCCCTTGTTCCTGTTGACTCCCGACTTCACACacccatgtat ttttttctctgcaacttgTCTCTAGCTGACCTCTGTTTCTCTACCAACATAGTTCCTCAGACACTAGTGCACCTGCTTTCCAGGAAGAAGTTCATTTCATTCACATGTTGCACAGCTCAACTtctgtttttcctcatttttggGTGTACACGGTGTGCCCTTCTGGCAGTGATGTCCTATGATCGCTATGTGGCAATCTGCAATCCTCTGCATTACCCTAGCATCATGACCTGGAAAGTGTGTGTCCAGCTGGCAACAGGATCATGGACCAGTGGCATTCTGGTGTCTGTGGTAGACACCACCTTCACACTGAGGCTACCCTACCGAGGTAGTAACAACATTGCTCATTTCTTTTGTGAAGCCCCTGCACTATTGATCTTGGCATCCACAGACACCCACACATCGGAGATGGCCATTTTTCTTATGGGGGTTGTGATTCTCCTCATACCCATTTTTCTGATTCTGGTATCCTATGGCCATATCATAGTAACTGCGGTCAAGATGAAGTCAACTGTGGGGAGTCTCAAGGCGTTTTCTACCTGTGGCTCCCACCTCATGGTGGTCATACTTTTTTATGGATCAGCAATTATCACTTACATGACACCCAAGTCTTCCAAACAGCAGGAAAAATTGGTGTCTGTTTTCTATGCAATGGTGACTCCCATGCTTAATCCCCTCATCTACAGCCTGAGAAACAAGGATGTGAAGGGAGCTCTGAGGAAATTAACCACAAGGTATTTCCCATGCAGGCTTGGAATCTCACACTGA